In Streptomyces sp. NBC_00306, a single genomic region encodes these proteins:
- a CDS encoding non-ribosomal peptide synthetase codes for MTDLTTGSATLLDDQPHPRPVPPEAVPAVLPMSLGQEELYRRPPQAAEPPVVLGWRLHGEVHGPALAQAVRQLVDRHEPLRTTYHTVDGAPGMRVWPAGLFGPVEPEFADLTGSDATGLEERVRQLATAPFDLAAGPVLRVLHAHVAAGEHVLVLCLHPLAVDRASKDLLGADLAELYTAALTGRPARPAPTGHYREHAAWQRKRFTDAKIAARLDCWRERLADLPTLRLPTDRPRPAARTTPGARHDFRVPASVAHALGGLAREQGGTLFDGLLAACQVLFSRYSQQQDLAVGTLAPGRPHPHLHDVVGHFANPLVLRQTVHPDTPFADLVADSVRTVQDALSHQDVPYGRLVSELAEGSGTAGRPLVQAMVLLRETPSAYTLTGARVSEFHPSWPAPAHDITVEFTTTSAGDLTGVLEYDTALFDAATVERWAGHLGVLLGAAVADPARPVGDLPLLDADEHRLVNTDWAVNERDFPAHRGVHDLVGDQVRARPDAVAVVHGTVTTTYAELDERANRLAHLLLDSGVRPGSFVAVCLPRGPELFAALLGVLRAGCAYLPLDPDYPGDRLSFMLDDARAAVCLTERHLTGKLPDTAVTTICLDEQREALAAQPVHAPHVSVSPRDAAYVIYTSGSTGTPKGTVVEHRSITRLVCNADYVALREDDVVAQGADATFDAATFEIWAPLVTGARLVVIDKHTLLDPAALMLALTRHEITTLFLTTAVFNQVVAADPSAFATLRHVLFGGEAVNSARVAQVLAARPPQRLLHVYGPTETTTFATWHEVREADGTTPVPIGGPLANTAVHVLDERLNPVPIGVVGELYIAGPGVARGYLGRPELTAERFLDNPFAAVPGDRMYRSGDLVRWTAQGTIEYVGRVDHQVKVRGYRIEPSEIELVLVQHPDIEAAFVIALQDGDHKRLVGYVRPAAGRRVETTELREFVAGRLPEFMVPSAVVALEAFPLTPNGKIDRKALPAPVHTADPDSGSAPRTDTERVLAAIWADVLGVEQVGIAENFYELGGDSILGITVVAQARKAGLTISAKDVFRRQTIAELAAAVTGS; via the coding sequence ATGACCGACCTGACGACGGGCTCCGCCACCCTGCTCGACGACCAGCCGCACCCCCGCCCCGTCCCGCCAGAGGCCGTGCCGGCCGTGCTGCCGATGTCGCTGGGCCAGGAGGAGCTGTACCGGCGGCCACCGCAGGCGGCCGAGCCGCCCGTGGTCCTCGGCTGGCGTCTGCACGGCGAGGTGCACGGCCCCGCGCTCGCCCAGGCGGTGCGGCAGCTGGTGGACCGGCACGAACCGCTGCGCACCACCTACCACACCGTGGACGGCGCTCCCGGCATGCGGGTGTGGCCTGCCGGCCTCTTCGGGCCCGTCGAGCCGGAGTTCGCCGATCTCACCGGCTCCGACGCGACGGGGCTGGAGGAGCGGGTACGGCAGCTGGCCACGGCACCGTTCGACCTCGCGGCCGGCCCGGTGCTGCGGGTCCTGCACGCTCATGTCGCCGCCGGCGAGCATGTCCTCGTGCTGTGCCTGCACCCCCTGGCCGTGGACCGCGCGTCGAAGGACCTCCTCGGCGCCGACCTGGCCGAGCTGTACACGGCGGCGCTGACCGGCCGGCCCGCCCGGCCCGCACCCACCGGCCACTACCGCGAGCACGCGGCCTGGCAGCGCAAACGCTTCACCGACGCCAAGATCGCCGCCCGGCTCGACTGCTGGCGTGAGAGGCTCGCCGACCTGCCCACACTGCGCCTGCCCACCGACCGGCCGCGGCCGGCCGCACGCACCACGCCCGGCGCCCGGCACGACTTCCGTGTGCCCGCCTCTGTCGCCCACGCCTTGGGCGGACTTGCCCGCGAGCAGGGCGGCACCCTGTTCGACGGCCTCCTCGCCGCCTGCCAGGTCCTCTTCTCCCGCTACAGCCAGCAGCAGGACCTGGCGGTCGGCACCCTGGCCCCCGGCCGTCCCCACCCCCATCTGCACGACGTGGTCGGCCACTTCGCCAACCCCCTGGTCCTGCGGCAGACGGTGCACCCGGACACCCCCTTCGCCGACCTGGTCGCCGACAGCGTCCGCACCGTCCAGGACGCCCTCTCGCACCAGGATGTGCCCTACGGCCGACTCGTCTCCGAACTCGCCGAAGGCTCCGGGACGGCGGGTCGCCCGCTGGTGCAGGCCATGGTGCTGCTGCGCGAGACGCCCTCCGCGTACACCCTGACCGGCGCGCGCGTCAGCGAGTTCCACCCTTCCTGGCCCGCCCCCGCCCACGACATCACCGTCGAGTTCACCACCACCTCCGCCGGCGACCTGACGGGTGTCCTGGAGTACGACACCGCCCTGTTCGACGCCGCCACCGTCGAACGCTGGGCCGGGCACCTGGGGGTGCTGCTCGGCGCCGCGGTCGCCGACCCCGCACGGCCCGTCGGCGACCTGCCCCTGCTGGACGCCGACGAGCACCGCCTGGTGAACACCGACTGGGCGGTCAACGAGCGGGACTTCCCCGCCCACCGCGGCGTGCACGACCTCGTCGGTGACCAGGTACGCGCCCGGCCCGACGCGGTCGCCGTCGTCCACGGCACCGTCACCACCACCTACGCCGAACTCGACGAACGGGCCAACCGGCTGGCTCACCTGTTGCTCGACAGCGGGGTGCGGCCGGGGTCCTTCGTCGCCGTGTGCCTGCCACGCGGCCCCGAACTGTTCGCCGCCCTCCTCGGCGTCCTGCGTGCCGGCTGCGCCTACCTGCCACTCGATCCGGACTACCCCGGCGACCGGCTGAGCTTCATGCTCGACGACGCCCGGGCGGCGGTGTGCCTGACCGAGCGGCACCTGACCGGCAAGCTCCCCGACACCGCCGTCACTACCATCTGCCTGGACGAACAGCGCGAGGCACTGGCCGCGCAGCCCGTGCACGCGCCGCACGTCAGCGTCTCGCCGCGGGATGCCGCCTACGTCATCTACACCTCCGGATCCACCGGCACCCCCAAGGGCACGGTGGTCGAACACCGCTCGATCACCCGCCTGGTGTGCAACGCCGACTACGTCGCGCTGCGCGAGGACGACGTCGTCGCTCAGGGCGCGGACGCCACCTTCGACGCGGCGACCTTCGAGATCTGGGCACCGCTGGTCACCGGCGCCCGTCTGGTCGTCATCGACAAGCACACCCTGCTCGACCCGGCCGCTCTGATGCTCGCCCTGACCCGCCACGAGATCACCACCTTGTTCCTGACGACCGCCGTCTTCAACCAGGTCGTCGCCGCCGATCCGAGCGCCTTCGCCACCCTGCGGCACGTCCTGTTCGGCGGTGAGGCCGTCAACTCCGCCCGGGTCGCGCAGGTCCTGGCGGCCCGCCCGCCGCAGCGCCTGCTGCACGTCTACGGCCCCACCGAGACCACCACCTTCGCCACCTGGCACGAGGTCCGCGAGGCCGACGGCACCACCCCCGTGCCGATCGGCGGCCCTCTCGCCAACACGGCCGTCCACGTCCTGGACGAACGGCTGAACCCGGTGCCCATCGGTGTCGTCGGCGAGCTGTACATCGCCGGTCCCGGCGTCGCCCGCGGCTATCTGGGCCGTCCCGAACTGACCGCCGAACGCTTCCTGGACAACCCGTTCGCCGCCGTACCGGGCGACCGCATGTACCGCTCAGGGGACCTGGTGCGCTGGACGGCGCAGGGCACCATCGAATACGTCGGCCGGGTGGACCACCAGGTCAAGGTCCGCGGCTACCGCATCGAACCCAGCGAGATCGAACTGGTCCTGGTCCAGCACCCGGACATCGAGGCCGCGTTCGTCATCGCCCTCCAGGACGGCGACCACAAGCGCCTCGTCGGCTATGTACGGCCCGCCGCGGGACGCCGGGTGGAGACCACCGAGCTGCGCGAGTTCGTCGCCGGCCGGCTGCCGGAGTTCATGGTGCCGTCCGCTGTTGTCGCCCTCGAGGCCTTCCCCCTCACCCCCAACGGCAAGATCGACCGCAAGGCGCTGCCGGCCCCCGTGCACACCGCGGACCCCGACAGCGGCTCCGCACCGCGCACCGACACCGAGCGGGTCCTCGCCGCCATCTGGGCCGACGTCCTGGGCGTCGAGCAGGTCGGCATCGCCGAGAACTTCTATGAACTGGGCGGTGACTCGATCCTGGGCATCACGGTGGTCGCGCAGGCACGCAAGGCTGGACTGACGATCTCCGCCAAGGACGTCTTCCGGCGTCAGACGATCGCCGAACTCGCCGCCGCGGTCACCGGGTCCTAG
- a CDS encoding FMN-binding negative transcriptional regulator: MFVPRQYREPHRSWMTDVIRNNPMALMTSNGVADGDSPGAPFATHLPVIPNPETGGEWPEDLSGTTLLGHMNRANPHWAALGTGSPVLLVFTGPHAYVSPTVYGTTPAAPTWNFTSVHVHGVMEKLESREETLEVVQSTVRAFEGDFGNGWDMSESIGYFHKLAPAVGAFRVRVVRADGMFKLSQEQAGEVRERVQRSFAERECGRHQATAKLMSELPCART, translated from the coding sequence ATGTTCGTTCCCCGCCAATACCGAGAACCGCACCGGTCGTGGATGACCGACGTGATCCGCAACAATCCGATGGCATTGATGACGAGCAACGGTGTGGCCGACGGGGATTCACCCGGTGCGCCGTTCGCAACGCATCTGCCGGTCATTCCGAATCCGGAGACCGGTGGGGAATGGCCGGAGGACCTGTCGGGTACGACGCTGCTGGGCCATATGAACCGGGCGAATCCGCACTGGGCGGCACTGGGCACGGGAAGTCCGGTGCTGCTGGTGTTCACCGGTCCGCACGCCTATGTCTCGCCGACCGTGTACGGGACGACGCCGGCCGCACCGACGTGGAACTTCACCTCGGTGCATGTGCACGGTGTGATGGAGAAGCTGGAGTCACGGGAGGAGACGCTCGAGGTGGTGCAGTCCACCGTGCGGGCCTTCGAGGGCGACTTCGGTAACGGCTGGGACATGTCGGAGTCGATCGGCTACTTCCACAAACTGGCGCCCGCGGTAGGCGCGTTCCGGGTCCGGGTGGTGCGCGCGGACGGCATGTTCAAGCTCAGCCAGGAGCAGGCGGGTGAGGTGCGGGAGCGGGTGCAGCGCTCATTCGCGGAACGGGAGTGCGGCCGGCACCAGGCGACGGCGAAGCTGATGAGCGAGCTGCCGTGTGCACGGACCTGA
- a CDS encoding lysine N(6)-hydroxylase/L-ornithine N(5)-oxygenase family protein — protein sequence MSTRAHEVYDVVGIGFGPSNLSLAISLDEHRENVPAHPATAVFFERQPAFGWHRNMLLPSATMQISFLKDLATFRNPVSRFGYVSYLHESGRLARFVNNMDFFPTRLEFHQYLEWAAANFTDRVHYGHDVTSVRLAPDGADGRPGHLVVEARDTTTGARRQVLTRNVAISTGLVPRMPEGMERDERVWHSSEFLEKYRRMNPRDLTSVAVVGAGQSAAEITRFLYDSLPHAQVSAIFPSYGYSIADDTPFANQIFDPAAVDDYYYGTDQARESFWRYHKNTNYSVVDADVIRDLYRRSYAEDVDGTKRLHFLNMTRVREVKRAGDETRVLLDTLLDGHTQELDVDAIVFATGYDSMEPSRLLGDLDRYCLRDAAGRHRVERDNRLLAPELPFGIYIQGGTEHTHGLSSALLSNIAVRSGEIADSVLATRPAPEPAARPEHAAVAG from the coding sequence ATGAGTACTCGTGCACACGAGGTATACGACGTGGTCGGCATCGGTTTCGGCCCGTCGAATCTGTCGCTCGCCATCTCCCTGGACGAACACCGGGAGAATGTGCCGGCGCACCCGGCCACCGCCGTCTTCTTCGAGCGGCAGCCCGCGTTCGGCTGGCACCGCAACATGCTGCTGCCGTCGGCGACGATGCAGATCTCGTTCCTCAAGGACCTGGCCACCTTCCGCAACCCGGTGTCCCGTTTCGGCTACGTGTCGTATCTGCACGAGTCGGGCCGGCTGGCCCGGTTCGTCAACAACATGGACTTCTTCCCGACCCGGCTGGAGTTCCACCAGTACCTGGAGTGGGCGGCGGCCAACTTCACTGACCGCGTCCACTACGGCCACGACGTCACCTCGGTACGGCTCGCGCCGGACGGAGCCGACGGCCGGCCCGGCCACCTCGTGGTCGAAGCCCGCGACACCACCACCGGCGCCAGGCGCCAGGTCCTCACCCGCAACGTCGCCATTTCCACCGGACTCGTCCCGCGCATGCCCGAAGGCATGGAACGCGACGAACGCGTCTGGCACAGCTCGGAGTTCCTGGAGAAGTACCGCCGCATGAATCCCCGCGACCTCACCAGCGTCGCGGTCGTCGGCGCCGGACAGAGCGCGGCCGAGATCACCCGCTTCCTCTACGACAGCCTCCCGCACGCCCAGGTGTCGGCGATCTTCCCGTCGTACGGATACTCCATCGCCGACGACACCCCGTTCGCGAACCAGATATTCGACCCGGCCGCCGTCGACGACTACTACTACGGCACCGACCAGGCACGGGAGTCGTTCTGGCGCTACCACAAGAACACCAACTACTCCGTGGTCGACGCCGACGTCATCCGCGACCTGTACCGGCGCTCCTACGCCGAGGACGTCGACGGCACGAAGCGTCTGCACTTCCTCAACATGACCCGGGTCAGGGAGGTCAAGCGGGCCGGCGACGAGACACGCGTCCTGCTGGACACCCTGCTCGACGGCCACACCCAGGAACTCGACGTCGACGCGATCGTCTTCGCCACCGGCTACGACTCCATGGAGCCCAGCCGCCTCCTGGGCGACCTCGACCGCTATTGCCTACGGGATGCGGCCGGCCGCCACCGCGTCGAACGCGACAACCGCCTTCTCGCCCCCGAACTGCCCTTCGGCATCTACATCCAGGGCGGCACCGAGCACACCCACGGACTGTCCTCCGCGCTGCTGTCGAACATCGCCGTGCGCAGCGGAGAGATCGCCGACTCCGTCCTCGCCACGCGCCCCGCCCCGGAGCCCGCGGCCCGCCCCGAGCACGCCGCGGTCGCAGGATGA
- a CDS encoding chorismate mutase, translated as MTITHAQASTERTGARTEQAASLIGGARERIDALDNRIIGLIRERIAYSAMIQDARIASGGRRVNLSRETQILSRYNEALGKPGTTLALTLLELGRGRI; from the coding sequence ATGACCATCACCCATGCGCAGGCGTCCACCGAGAGGACCGGCGCCCGCACCGAGCAGGCGGCATCGCTCATCGGCGGTGCCCGCGAGCGGATCGACGCGCTCGACAACCGCATCATCGGTCTGATCCGTGAGCGGATCGCCTACTCGGCCATGATCCAGGACGCGCGGATCGCGTCGGGCGGCCGCCGGGTGAACCTCTCGCGCGAGACGCAGATCCTGTCCCGCTACAACGAGGCCCTGGGCAAGCCCGGCACCACGCTGGCATTGACGCTGCTGGAGCTGGGGCGGGGCCGTATCTGA
- a CDS encoding LmbU family transcriptional regulator translates to MTTPSTPGLDGANVAPFRRRPQALSSQRRSGEEPRRVQVLTTKVALQIPGAMTYEDWEQAGRQLSGIVDSSSWWLGDWLVYGKDHYTDRYQRGIRAAGLQYQTLRNYAWVARRFPTGRRRAALTFQHHAEIASLPVDEQETWLDRAEQNTWTTKQLRTALRIARGGDQPRSVPLETTRRLALPGSRMQWWHKAAEQSGLGLEQWVLQTLDSAAGRALEEPEDRGRLAREAGLSA, encoded by the coding sequence ATGACCACCCCCAGCACCCCGGGCCTCGACGGCGCGAACGTCGCCCCGTTCCGCCGCCGCCCCCAGGCACTGTCCTCGCAGCGCCGCAGCGGCGAGGAGCCGCGCCGCGTTCAGGTCCTCACCACCAAGGTGGCCCTGCAGATACCGGGCGCCATGACCTACGAGGACTGGGAGCAGGCGGGCCGCCAGCTCTCCGGCATCGTCGACTCCTCCTCCTGGTGGCTCGGTGACTGGCTGGTCTACGGCAAGGACCACTACACCGACCGCTACCAGCGCGGCATCCGCGCCGCCGGGCTGCAGTACCAGACCCTGCGCAATTACGCCTGGGTGGCCCGCCGGTTCCCCACCGGCCGGCGCCGGGCCGCCCTGACGTTCCAGCACCACGCCGAGATCGCGTCCCTGCCCGTCGACGAGCAGGAGACATGGCTCGACCGCGCCGAGCAGAACACCTGGACCACCAAACAGCTCCGCACCGCGCTGCGCATCGCCCGCGGTGGCGACCAGCCCCGGAGTGTGCCGCTCGAGACGACCCGGCGTCTCGCTCTGCCCGGCAGCCGCATGCAGTGGTGGCACAAGGCGGCCGAACAGTCCGGACTGGGCCTGGAACAGTGGGTCCTGCAAACCCTCGACAGTGCCGCCGGGCGCGCCCTGGAAGAACCCGAGGACCGGGGCCGGCTGGCCCGGGAAGCGGGCCTCAGCGCCTGA
- a CDS encoding MbtH family protein — protein MSSNLFDDADGRFFVLVNEEEQHSLWPSFIEVPAGWRVVFGEDGHAQCLEFIEQNWTDLRPRSLREAMAG, from the coding sequence ATGAGCAGCAATCTGTTCGACGACGCGGACGGCCGGTTCTTTGTTCTCGTGAACGAGGAGGAACAGCATTCCCTGTGGCCGTCGTTCATCGAGGTTCCCGCCGGCTGGCGGGTGGTGTTCGGTGAGGACGGTCACGCGCAGTGCCTGGAGTTCATCGAGCAGAACTGGACCGATCTGCGGCCCAGGAGCCTGCGGGAGGCGATGGCCGGGTAA
- a CDS encoding NAD(P)/FAD-dependent oxidoreductase has translation MYDVIVVGARAAGAPAAMLLARAGYRVLILERARFPKDTLSTLYIHQPGVARLADWGVLPAVAGTGAPALDSVQYTIGDVRMEGCSWPADGHHAAYAPRRILLDAILAEAAVQAGAEFRDNCSVSDLVFEDDRVVGVRIGSVRSGNSTVERARLVIGADGMRSTVADRLGAPLLIENPALTCAYYSYWSGLPEQFRLYEAPGSWVGTVPTNDGATLVAGYFPQDRFHDVRGDALNALLACVESTAPEVREQMAAGERLERVHGTGDQRNFFRQATGPGWVLIGDAGHHKDSITARGITDGFYQAQLLADCIGDGLQDPAQLQAALDHFATERLEELMPHYRSTLKTGRLAAPDHQIALLRAISTSPELSARYFSTMSGVCPLDEFLTPELLDLMADQVAA, from the coding sequence TTGTATGACGTCATAGTGGTGGGAGCACGCGCCGCCGGAGCACCGGCCGCCATGCTGCTCGCACGCGCCGGATACCGGGTGCTCATCCTCGAGCGTGCCCGGTTCCCCAAGGACACCCTGTCCACCCTCTACATCCACCAGCCCGGCGTCGCCCGGCTCGCCGACTGGGGCGTCCTGCCCGCCGTCGCCGGCACCGGCGCCCCCGCCCTGGACTCCGTCCAGTACACCATCGGCGATGTCCGCATGGAGGGCTGCTCCTGGCCCGCGGACGGCCACCACGCCGCCTACGCGCCCCGCCGTATCCTCCTCGACGCGATCCTCGCCGAGGCCGCCGTGCAAGCGGGCGCCGAGTTCCGTGACAACTGCTCGGTCAGCGACCTCGTCTTCGAGGACGACCGGGTGGTGGGCGTGCGGATCGGCTCCGTCCGCAGCGGCAACAGCACCGTCGAACGCGCCCGCCTCGTCATAGGTGCCGACGGAATGCGCTCCACCGTCGCCGACCGACTCGGCGCCCCGCTCCTGATCGAGAACCCGGCCCTCACCTGCGCCTACTACAGCTACTGGTCCGGCCTCCCGGAGCAGTTCCGCCTCTACGAGGCACCGGGCAGCTGGGTCGGCACCGTCCCCACCAACGACGGCGCCACCCTGGTCGCCGGGTACTTCCCCCAGGACCGGTTCCACGACGTCCGCGGCGACGCACTCAACGCCCTGCTGGCCTGCGTGGAGTCGACCGCCCCCGAGGTCCGTGAGCAGATGGCCGCCGGCGAGCGCCTGGAGCGCGTCCACGGCACCGGTGACCAGCGCAACTTCTTCCGGCAGGCCACCGGACCCGGCTGGGTCCTCATCGGCGACGCGGGCCACCACAAGGACTCGATCACCGCCCGCGGTATCACCGACGGCTTCTACCAGGCCCAGCTGCTCGCCGACTGCATCGGCGACGGGCTCCAGGACCCCGCCCAACTGCAGGCCGCCCTCGACCACTTCGCGACCGAGCGCCTCGAAGAACTGATGCCGCACTACCGCAGCACCCTCAAGACCGGCCGACTCGCCGCCCCCGACCACCAGATCGCCCTGCTGCGCGCGATATCGACCAGCCCGGAACTCAGCGCCCGCTACTTCTCCACGATGTCGGGCGTCTGCCCGCTCGACGAGTTCCTCACCCCCGAACTCCTCGACCTCATGGCGGACCAGGTGGCCGCATAA